The Numida meleagris isolate 19003 breed g44 Domestic line chromosome 17, NumMel1.0, whole genome shotgun sequence genomic interval ACAGGGCCGGATCGAGCCCAGCTGATGCTGCATGCAGGAGCAAGGATCCGGCTTTGGGTTCCTTTGCGggttttcatatttcagaagaGAGTGACCGCTGCTACCGATGTTCCGAGACTCGAAAGCCGCTCAGGCACTGAAATAGATGTGGGTTTCACAGTGAGATTCCAGTGAatttcaaaaaaagcaaacacgcTCAGAGCCAAAATCCCCCTGaagcactgacccctgggacCACCTGCGGTGTGCGTCATGTGGGATGCCTGCCCTGAGCCCCATGGCTGCCGCAGGGCTCAGACCAGGTGAAATCCCGTGATCTCGGCCTTCACCAGCTGAGCGGCCCCATTTCGGAAGAAATTCAGCAAAAATGACAGGATGGAGAAAGTGTGGTGTTGGTCATGGTGCCACCTGCCTCGCAAAACAGCGCAGCACCCAGCGGAGCAGCAGGAGGGTGGGAGGGATGCTGTGTCCTGCACTGCTGGGATGGGCAGTGGTGGGGTGGGGAAAGGACGATGGATACCAGCCCAGACTCAGCTTTTGGGATGCTGATCTGATCTCTCCCATCCCTCCTACTCCAATTCCACCTTCCAGTTTCAGTCCCAGCCCTTTGTGTTTATCCCTAATGCAGAGGAATTAGGGCACATCAGCAGAGGCCAAACTCCTCGGGGCGTCCGAGCTGCACGAGTTCTGTCCCTCCAGATCCCACCCGCACACGCTGCCCTCTGCTTGTTTTGCTCCTCGGGGCACACAGCAGCCTGAGGAAGTCACCAAAAATGGTGAACGAAGGGGCTCGGGGGGCGGAAGGAAGCGGGGCAGTGCAGGGAGGTGCCGTGCTGCAGCGTGCAGGGATGAGGTGACAAACAGCAGCGCGGTGCCACCGAGCAGGATGAAGCCCGCAGggtgcagctcagccctgcagctcagtcctgcagctcagcccttccccagcGCTGCCCAACGCTCCCTGTGCTGGGCGCTGCAGCAGGGCACCGAAGCAGGGAGGAGAAactggggctgctccctgccaacACACATACTGCAGCTTTGGGTTCTTGGTACCACGAGTTCCAGAGAACTCAGCTGGAAACCCCACACCAACGCACACCGGGTGCGGGGGCGGCTCAGGGCACAGAGATCTGAGGTTTGCAAGCGCTGGGATGGGACACTTTCATCAACAAAGTAATTGCTGCACAAAGCCCCTTTGGTATTAGAAAGTGATTTCCATGATGAACATTTCTAAGCAAATCAGGTTTCTGACGCATGCAAAGGGGCTGTGGTGCACGGGGCAGCAAACTGCAAGCACACCTCACCAGAGCAGCCAGTTTGCTTCCACCAAatcctttctcatttccagGAATACAAACTCATTGACCCACACCACCCGGCCAAAGCCCAGCATGGGACTCACCGCAAGCTCACAGCAGTGCCTGGAAATCCATTTTGGCTACGATCCCACCACTCTTTGCCCAACACACTCCCACCAGGCTCCGCTTCCCGAACTGAGTCAGCCCGAGTTCCCAGAGTGCTCCCAGATCCATGTGATAAATCCCTGGAAGGCCGTCGTTCTGCCTTAACTATTGCCACACAGATTTCTTAGAATGCGGTGGTGACTGGCCaaatttaagaatatttattGTTCACTGTATGATGGCCAGCAAAATATTGAGCTCACCTGGGGACGTCCTGTTGACCACAGTGTTTCACATTTGGGTGGAGCAAGAGCTGTGGGAAGGGCTCATggctgagctcagtgctgggggctATGGGGATCTCCTGgggtgcagcagtgcaggaCGCAGCTGGATGTCATCCAGGGAACAGGCAGGGCAGGGAACAAACCAGCTATGGGGCGGGATGTCCTCACAGccagagagctgctgggtgTGCGTGAGGGATTCCATAGCCACAGACTGAAAATGCAATAACTGAGCTGCAATGGATGCCAGACATCATCAGCTCGTGGTGTGGTCCGACAGCAGCAGATCACAGCCAGCACTGGATGCCTTCACATCTCCCAAGGCTGCGCTGTCTCCAGCCCACACTGCAGGTTTCCCCGCATCCCGGGTGGTGAACGCTGCCCTCCCACCAGCGCCCAGGCcgtggctgtgctgctctgcccacgGCTGCAGAGGCTCTGGGTGCACTCGTTACTTCCTTCTCTGCACATCACGCAATGATGGAGCTTGCAGCCCCACTCCCTCTGCCCCTGCCCGCTCAGCCTCccagggaaggggaagcaggATCCACCAAAAAGGGAACCTGCCTTTTCTCGCCGGTTCCTCCCGCAActtgtgtttttcatttctctggtgCAATTTAAAGGATACTGAAAGTTTGCTCGGTGCCACCTGAATCTGACCCTTGAGAAATGAGAATGGGCCGTAGGCTTTGGTGGTGGCAGCTCTGACCCCAGACCTTCCCCTTCCGCCTTCCACGCAGGAGGTGAAAATGTGTCCTCAGACGACCTGACCCAGCTGAGCAACTCATTTGTGTCTCTGACTTCTGCACACTCAGAGCTGCATGGGCGCTGGCTGGAAGCCCTCCGTGCATGTCCCAGGGAGAAGGAAGCACCTGGGTAGGAGACtaattcaggaaaaacaagcaCCTTTTCCACTTTAATATCAATAGCTGTAGTGGTAGTGGTAAGAGGAggagcacacacagctcctgccctATAGCCACCACTGCCCCGTGCTTTGGTTTCCAGGtgagctgagcactgctctgcaaagggCCAGGCCTTGTATGGGACTGATTTGCAGTGTTGAGACAGAGTGTTCTTTCcctgcaaaagaaaggaaaagaggagaggagaggagaggagaggagaggagaggagaggtaTATTTTTACTCTGACCAGAAGTCTGTGANNNNNNNNNNNNNNNNNNNNNNNNNNNNNNNNNNNNNNNNNNNNNNNNNNNNNNNNNNNNNNNNNNNNNNNNNNNNNNNNNNNNNNNNNNNNNNNNNNNNNNNNNNNNNNNNNNNNNNNNNNNNNNNNNNNNNNNNNNNNNNNNNNNNNNNNNNNNNNNNNNNNNNNNNNNNNNNNNNNNNNNNNNNNNNNNNNNNNNNNNNNNNNNNNNNNNNNNNNNNNNNNNNNNNNNNNNNNNNNNNNNNNNNNNNNNNNNNNNNNNNNNNNNNNNNNNNNNNNNNNNNNNNNNNNNNNNNNNNNNNNNNNNNNNNNNNNNNNNNNNNNNNNNNNNNNNNNNNNNNNNNNNNNNNNNNNNNNNNNNNNNNNNNNNNNNNNNNNNNNNNNNNNNNNNNNNNNNNNNNNNNNNNNNNNNNNNNNNNNNNNNNNNNNNNNNNNNNNNNNNNNNNNNNNNNNNNNNNNNNNNNNNNNNNNNNNNNNNNNNNNNNNNNNNNNNNNNNNNNNNNNNNNNNNNNNNNNNNNNNNNNNNNNNNNNNNNNNNNNNNNNNNNNNNNNNNNNNNNNNNNNNNNNNNNNNNNNNNNNNNNNNNNNNNNNNNNNNNNNNNNNNNNNNNNNNNNNNNNNNNNNNNNNNNNNNNNNNNNNNNNNNNNNNNNNNNNNNNNNNNNNNNNNNNNNNNNNNNNNNNNNNNNNNNNNNNNNNNNNNNNNNNNNNNNNNNNNNNNNNNNNNNNNNNNNNNNNNNNNNNNNNNNNNNNNNNNNNNNNNNNNNNNNNNNNNNNNNNNNNNNNNNNNNNNNNNNNNNNNNNNNNNNNNNNNNNNNNNNNNNNNNNNNNNNNNNNNNNNNNNNNNNNNNNNNNNNNNNNNNNNNNNNNNNNNNNNNNNNNNNNNNNNNNNNNNNNNNNNNNNNNNNNNNNNNNNNNNNNNNNNNNNNNNNNNNNNNNNNNNNNNNNNNNNNNNNNNNNNNNNNNNNNNNNNNNNNNNNNaggagaggagaggagaggagaggagaggagaggaaacgTACTTTCTGTGGCATGGGTGAGAGCACAGGGTCGTTCTGCACAATCTTCCCCTGCCCGTTCAGACGGGTGACGTTTGCCCTTTTGCGGGCTAAGATGCTCAGCTGCTCGCTGCTCCGGCTCCAGGCTGTGCCcgctgagctgctgcctcctctgctgcaggagctgcacccGGGATTTACTCCACGACTTCCCGTGGCGAGACGCTGCCAGAAGTCCCCTCGCACGCCGAGGGCTGCCCTCGTCCCACAGGGCGGCTCCGGGGAGCGGCAGAGCCCTGCGAGGAGCCGCGGCCGGGAGCGCTGCTCCGTGGGCTGAGGCCCCCACCCCGTGTCCCGGTGCGGAACTGCAGCTCGCGTGGAGCCACGCCCGTGGGTGCGATCGGGCAGCACCCGGGCTGCGCCCACCGGGTGAATGCACCCCGGAAAGCAACCAGCCAAAGGCCTTCGTGCCCTGCAGCTTCATGGGCGGGGTTCggaggagagctgctgtgagAGCCGCGGGTGCCTCGGTGGGTCCGTGAGGATCTTCAGCACCGCCCCCCCCCCCGAGCCCCCCGAGCCCTCCGTGCTCCAGAGCTCCATGGTGAGTCCGTCGGCTGCAGGATGCCCTGAGCCCGGAGCACCTCGtgcaaggagagctgcagccgAAGGATGCTCCGAGCCCTGAGCACGTTGTGCAAGAAGAGctacagctctctgcagcagctcgcAACCCAGGGGACCGCGGAGCTCCCAGCAGTGCCCTCCGCCCGGCTCCCAGCCCTGCGCAGCCATCAGGGACAGGTGTCCGcatgctgctttcatttcccttcCGCTAAGAGAGAACGTTTAGGATGCACATCATCGGACGGACGAACcggcagatggcagcaggggacagagggacagcgGGTCCCCACCGCGCTGCGAGGGGCGCGGCAGCGAGATGTCACCGGAGGTCGCTGCTGAGGTGGGAAAGGTTTGGGGCCATCCCGCTGCCGGCACCAGGGACGGATCCTTCCAGCAAAGGAGCGGCAGGGAACATGCGGGGAACGGGCCGCGTTTTCTGGAGGGATGCAGATGAAAGGATGCTGGAAGAAAGAGAACCGCGACGGCAGCAGCACCTCAGAGATCTTTTGGAGGTACCCACCAGAGTCTGCTCATCTCCACCGgacccagcagctctggggatgggggcaaagcagagaagggcaggggatggggatggggatgggggcaAGGATGGTGACAGACGCAGGGAATGGCAGGCAGCCAACGTGTCCTCTGAGAATGGAGGTGGGGAAAGGTAGAtgtgctgagctgggagggCATTGCTACCAACTGTCCTCTTGCAGGAGGTGTGCCAGGGAGCTGCACCCtcaccctggaggtgttcaagaagcatttagacGTTGAcctgagggacgtggtttagtggcAAATGGtgctggtaggtggatgattggactggatgattttggaggtcttttccaaccttgctgattctgaTTCCCTTTCAGGTTCCAGGGCAGGTGCAAAGCAAGCCAGGACGGTGGGGAGGTGCCACGTGAGCAGCCTTTTGTCACCCAAACTAGGAAGGAACAAAagagctggatttttttctggcGGAGGAAACGCTATTCAACATTTCTCGCAGGCTGCAATACTGCACTGCAAGGGATcacacagcactgggagctgttTGTAGCAGAAAGCTGTCTGTGCCAGGGCACGTGCAGGtgacccagcacagcagcaggagcaatgCCTGGGCCATGCCAGggggggcagggcaggaggggcagGGCCAGGGGCACGCAGGGCAGCCCTGGGTGAGAATCAGAGTAAACACAGGACCTCCAGGCAGGAGAACCCCCTGCCCATTCTGCCCTACATAAATCCTTAAACGTCACTTAACTCCACCTCCCCCAGGGATAAGTTTCACTCTGGTGCTCTAattcccatttattttaaagctgctctgtgtttgGAAAATCCTCCCAGGTCCCATCGGCATTTTGAGGCTCAGATTTGCAAATCTACGTGTTTAAATGTGACAATAACAcaggagagaataaaaaggggaaggggaaggggaagaggcaggggaaggaaagagaagggaaagagggaaagagagaaagtgggtagggtagggtaggatAGTGTAGGCTGGGGTAGGGTATGGTAGGTATAGGTaggtcagaaaaaaacaaatttttaactCTTCCCACTCCTTGATACTAAAGAATTTGGGAGCGGGAATGAGGAGAGCGGCCACCACCTGCCATATGCTTGTCACAGCCTTTTCTACCGCACACACCAGAGCACTTTGCCCAGGGTGCGTGCAGCATTGCCCCGCTGAGCATCTGGAGAATGCAGTCCCTCACCTGCCTTAGGGCAGGGGGAACATGGCTGGGtttgggggctgcagccccttgGAGCGAGGTGGGTGCCTCTGAAGGGTGCTCCCAGCCCCCCAGCCATGCCCGGGGCTGACCCAGCACCTCGCTGCCCGGACAGAGTGCGCTCCCGCTGCCCTCCCGCAGGTTCCCCTATTAAAAGGTTATAGCCACTTGAAGGCCACTTCAACCCGCTTAATACATACTTAATTATAATTAGGCTAGGATGACTGCCAAAAAGAGAGGGACTGCTGCAAAGTGCTCTGGGTAAGGCTTGGGAAAAGCCCGTgtcctgctgttctgcaggtGATGTGTCCTCATCACCCCGAGCCCTGCGCCTGGGGACATTGCCACCCTCGGCAGCCTCCACCTGCAAATGGAGCTGAGCACAAATGCTGGAGGTGGGTGAACTGCTCGGCGAAGGCAGCAGCTCGGGAGCTGTGCGGACGCACGTTGCCATGACCCTGCTCCATGGAGCTGGAGCTCAGGGCTCCTCCTGCCCGGCCCCACACAGCCCCCTCCCGCCCGGAGCTCTGCCCAGGGCCGATCTCTGCCTGACATCGGCTTAAGGAGATCAAATTCCTTTTCACGACTCTATTCTGACTCAGCGGGGAGGAAAATCCCCAACCCAGAACTGTGTGTCAGCTCCCTGGCCTTTCCTGGGTCCCATAGGAAATCGTGGCCTCGGGGTCTCCTGGATGGCCCCGCTGCACTCAGAAGCCCCTCCGTGGGCCGTTTCCTTACACCAGAGCCAGACATGcacactgagctgctgccagcttcGTAGTGCCCAGAGATCATCCTGCAACACAGGTGAGGAGCTGTCTCCACCCCAGTGAGCTATTTTAAGGGAACACTGGGAAGTGCTggtgtgctgcagggctgtgagcagcacagggcGGCGAGCCCAGAGCCTGCAATGTCCTTTGCAAAGGGTGGGTTTGCACCCAGGTTCCCGAGATCCAGGTGGTGCTGGGGCCTTCCCAGCAGACCGAGCTCCCAGTTGGTTTTTCAACCTGGTGGCACCTCAGTGACGTTCTCAGTGTGCAGAAGACAGCCACGTTTTCCAGGCTGATCCACGTTATGTTTTGTTCTGCTACAAATCCGAATGAAGCCGTTGCTTCTGTGGGGGAGCACACAGCTAAATCAAGGGGTTTAGCAATTTCACCACCGAGGCGTGCCCCTGTTCCCATGGGCCCATTTGgtgcctgcagtgcagcagtccCTGTAGGCATCAAACCCACCTGCCAGCCCCTGGGCTCAGCCATAGGGTACAGCCACTGCATGTCAGCCAGTTCTGCCCCGAATAAATCACGTATGGCACACAGAGCTTTCCAGTCTGCCGGCCCTAGAAGAGAAAATATAGTATTCCAGGGGCTTATCTCACTTGGTGGCAATTCTGGGTGTATAATTGAAATCCAAGTTAGTCATTAGAGGTTCACAGCGATGCTGAATAGCCCAGTGTTCAGTGGGCTCTGCCAGCCACGGCCAATTTACATTAAAGGCTTGATTCCTTCTACAGCCCACTTCTCAGCCCATGGGAAATCTCCCTGCTGCTTAttccctgtttgcaaggacagTGTAGGTTAGGGTAAAGCCTTGCCTGGCTTTGCTCTCGCTGCTGCCAGCACTCTGCCCAGGGTCTCAGCGGGCTGACCCGGGCTGTGCCGGCCGTGTGCCCTCGGCTTAGTGTCAGCCACACACCTTGCAGTCAAGGTGTACCTGCTGCTCCCTAAATTGAGCGGTTTTTGCCTAAATGAGAGGAGCCAAAGGTGTGCTTTCCTGGGAACTGAAGAGAAAAGTGGGTGATGGGATGAGAATCTGTAATGTGATCAGGAGCTTATGTGCAAATGATATTTGCTTGGGAGCGAAGAGTAAATATCAGAGtaatagtaataacaataattgCCAAAGAGCTTTCACGGGGAGGAACTAAATGCCAGGAGCTGACGCTGCTGGTGGAGGCATCGGGAAGCTCCTTCTTGCCACCGCCCCAGGTGACCCCGTCTGCCAGCGCCCCACACCTCTGCGAGTGcgccccagggaggtggttgagtcaccatccctgaatgtgtttaaaaaccgtttggatgtggtgctcagggacatgatttagcggtgggttgttagagcagtatggttaggttgcggttggacttgatgatcttgaaggtcctttccaacctgagcaattctaggattctatgcACGGGTCTGGCTCGGAGTGCGAGCACCTGGGCTAGAGTGGAATGGGGCTGGGCGGGACTGGGAGGGGTGGGACGGGACGGGCGGTTCCGGCTCTGATCCCGGGAGCCGCGGAGGTGAAGGGGACTGGGCCCGGGTGGGGGCACAGATGAGCCCCCCGGAGTCGCTCCCGGTGCCGCACCTGCGCTGTGACACAGGGAGGGGTGTCCCGGGGCCGCCCCGGCGGTACCCGGCATTCAAAGATCGCGGAGATATTTTCACACCTCAAATCGACgcaccccccctcccccccccggcTCCTACACACACccctcccctccagcccccaggGCCTTGATTTAGCCCTTGGTAATTAATTTGGCATTTCAGAATAGCTACTGGGCTGGATAATGGCCTCATTCATCTCCCCAGCCTAATCTGAACAGAAtctggaagaaaagctttcagaaagacagaaactGCCATTCGGCAACGGCTCAAAAGAACTGTCACTCCGGGGGAATAAATCGCTCCTGATTATTTCAACCCGGGtcttctctgcctttccagCCGCTCTCGGTCCCGGCGGGGGGACGGCCCCCAGATAttggggaggggaagaagagcCGCtcggccccccccccccccccgcctccagcccagggcagggcgGTGGCAGGGGGAGGTGGGCCCGGGGCAGCGCATTGTTCCTGAGGAGGTGGACGAGCTCCGGAACCCGAAGAGATTTGACTTTTAAAACAGGCTCCGAGCGCCGCGTTTCCCGGCCGAAAACCCTTCGCTCCCCTTTTTCACCAGGTTCCTCCCAGCCAAACCTGGGGGAAAGGTCCGCTCCTCCCCGCCCGTCCCGTCGGGGCTTCCGGTCCCGATCCCAGGGATTCTCCGGTCGCGAAGCTCCGCGTCTCCCGCGCTGGTGCTTAACGGTGGGCAGAGCCAATCCCAAACTGGGGTTGGGGACACGGCCTGCCCCTCCCGAGCATCCCTCGGTGGGTTCGGCCCCAGCCCTCTGGCCCCGACGGGGCGGCAGGATCGGAACCGGCCCCGGGGAGTGCGCTTCGTTCTCCGCCGCGCTGCTTACCCGCATTTAATAGCTCGAGGGAGAGGTAATTAGAGGAAAGCCTCCGTAAATCACGTTAATGACCGCAAGAGCCATTAGAAACTCCGGGGGTTGTGAAACGCCGAATACACGGGGCCGGGGGACACAGTCCTTCCTGGCTCGGCAGCGCCGGGTGGTTGTTAAATGAACAGCCCGGTAATGAGATTAGACGGCACCGCGGGCCGTGGGGGTCGGACAGCCGCCAGAGGGGCACCTGCTGCGCACCCAGGCCGCCCCCGGGTCCTTCCCGTAGGAGCCCCGCACACGGCGTCTCTGTGGGGAAGGGCCGGTCACGGACACGAGCGGCTGGAGAAGAAGCGCCGGGCACGATGCACGGACACGACGCCGACAACGCGCAGTGAGGGGGGGGGAAACCTCCACTCGGCCGGGAGCAGCCGGGCAGCGCCTCCCGAGGGGGCCCCGACGGCTCCGAAACCCGGGTGGGCTCGGGGGGTCCGGAGCAGAGAGAGCGTCGGGTGCGGAGGGGCTGCGTTCAGGGGAAGAGTTAACAAATCCCAGCAGCAGCGGGGCAGCTAgggggggccggggggagcGATGGGGGCAGGGAAGCTGTGGAGCCCCGCTGCCCTGCAGGGAAGGCGGTTGCATTGCCAAAGACGCCCCGCTGGGCAAGCAGGCCCGGGAGCAGATTAATCAGGCACTAATTCAATTTACAACAACCACTTTTATTCAGCTCGGTGGCAAGGAATTCAAAGCGGAGAGAGGGGCGGGCGGAGGGGAGGGGGCGGAGGCCGGCGTGGGGCTCACCGCTGCCCGGGCAGCCCTGTCGCCTCGGGCCGTCCCGTCGGGGCTGGCAGCGGAAGGGCCGCGTCGCCGTGCCAGGACTCGGCCTCTTGAGTGACACGGCGTGGGCAGCGCTCCGAGAAAGGGCACCTCcgttggaaaaataaaagtgccCTTTTAATGAAGGGGAGCGGCTGCGGGAGGCAGGGGGCCGAGCAGGGCGGCCGCTCTCCGGGATGCTCCGCCGCTCCCGGGGATCCGCACCGGCCCGTCGGGGCGGCCGGGGGCTACGAGCtgggggcgggcggggggctCGGGGGTCTCCCTCACCCGGGGTCGGGCTGGGGCTGTCGGTAAGTGCTTTCTTTCCCAGGCTCTGGGCAGGGACCCGCCGGGCCGGGAGTTCCCCGAGAGCGGCACCTGCATGAGGAGAAGGCTTTGCCAGGGCCTCGGCAGTGTTCGGTCTGCGTTCGTGGGCAGCCCCCGCCGTGCTGAGGGGTCTCACGTGCGGTGTGTCCTGGAAACCGGGAGAGGAGGGGATCCCGCTGAGCGCGGGGGGCAGAAGGCCCGGTCCCGTCCCTCCCGGTGCTCTGCCCGAATCCCCTCCAGCTGCCGGAGCGCGCAGCCCCGGCCTTCCCCCGCCCCGTCCGGGCTCAGGACGAACCGTGGGGCGGGGGGACTCGCGGAGAGGGGGAAGCCGGGCCCGTCCCCGCTCCCTCGGAGCGCCCATCGCCGTGGAGTCGGGGCGGCCCCCCGGGCCGCGTCCCGCTCCcatcccccccctccccatACACACACCCCGACGCCTGTGCGTGTCTCTGGCTGAGCCGCCAGTGGATGTCGTTGTTCTGTTCCTTGAGCGCAATGTCACTCCTTTAGCATGACCTCAAACGCGGCGGGGGCTGGGACCGCCAGTCATTCTCCGTGCGAGAGCCGGGGCGGGAGGCAGGCGGGACCCAGCCCCGCCGCCAGCGGCACTTTTGTGGGGCCGTCGCCTCTTCGCTCTCCCTTTCTCCGCGGGGTCTGGCCGCGGGGCGGGCGATGCTCCGCGCTCCGTGAGCCGCGCACCGCGCACCGCCTCCGCCGGCCGAGCCGCCCCGCTCAGAGCCCCGCTGCGCAGCGCACGATGCCGCGGAGGGGCGCGGAGGGGCCGCTCGCCCTGCTGCTGGCGGCCGCGTGGCTGGCACAGCCGCTGCGAGGCGGCTACCCCGGGCTGAACATGTTCGCCGTGCAGACGGCGCAGCCCGACCCCTGCTACGACGAGCACGGGCTGCCCCGCCGCTGCATCCCCGACTTCGTCAACTCGGCTTTCGGCAAAGAGGTGAAGGTGTCGAGCACCTGCGGGAAGCCGCCGTCGAGGTACTGCGTGGTGACGGAGAAGGGCGAGGAGCAGGTCCGCTCGTGCCACCTCTGCAACGCCTCCGACCCCAAGCGCGCCCACCCGCCCTCCTTCCTCACCGACCTCAACAACCCGCACAACCTGACGTGCTGGCAGTCCGACAGCTACGTGCAGTACCCGCACAACGTCACCCTCACGCTGTCCCTCGGCAAGAAGTTCGAGGTGACCTACGTGAGCCTGCAGTTCTGCTCGCCGCGCCCCGAGTCCATGGCCATCTACAAGTCCATGGACTACGGCAAGACGTGGGTGCCCTTCCAGTTCTACTCCTCGCAGTGCCGCAAGATGTACGGCAAGCCGAGCCGGGCCGCGGTCACCAAGCAGAACGAGCAGGAGGCCCTGTGCACCGACTGGCTCACCGACGTGTGGCCGCTCTCCGGCGGCCTCATCGCCTTCAGCACCCTGGACGGCCGCCCCACCGCCCACGACTTCGACAACTCGCCCGTGCTGCAGGACTGGGTGACGGCCACCGACATCAAGGTGACCTTCAGCCGCCTGCACACCTTCGGCGACGAGAACGAGGACGACTCCGAGCTCGCCCGCGACTCCTACTTCTACGCCGTGTCCGACCTGCAGGTCGGCGGGCGCTGCAAGTGCAACGGGCACGCGTCCCGCTGCGTCCGCGACCGCGACGACAACCTGGTGTGCGACTGCAAGCACAACACGGCCGGGCCCGAGTGCGACCGCTGCAAACCCTTCCACTACGACCGGCCCTGGCAGAGGGCGACCGCCCGAGAGGCCAACGAGTGCGTGGGTGAGTGGCGGCAGGGAGCgaggggacggggacggggTCAGGGACGAGGCGCGGGGCTTCCCaggacagagggagggaggggaggacCCGGCGGGGAACGGCCGGGGAGCGGGAGCGGGAGGCGTGGGGACATCCAGGGACACGGGGAGCGGAAGTGCGGGGCAAAGGAGGGGACGCCGAGGGGCCGCTCGGGGACACACGCGAGGAGCGGGGAACCGGGAGTACAGGGATGGAGCCGCGGCAGCCGGGAGTGAACTGGTGAGGAGCTGCGGGACCCGGGGTGTGGAGCGAGGATCTCGGGAGAACGTGGATGGACGGCGGAGGACGGGAGTTTGGAACAGGGTGTGGGACAAGAGGCAGCGGCGGACCCCGCAGTGCGAGGCGGGGGGTAAGGAAGGACCCGGAACGCCGGGACGGGGGCACCGGGGCTGGCACGG includes:
- the NTN1 gene encoding netrin-1; protein product: MPRRGAEGPLALLLAAAWLAQPLRGGYPGLNMFAVQTAQPDPCYDEHGLPRRCIPDFVNSAFGKEVKVSSTCGKPPSRYCVVTEKGEEQVRSCHLCNASDPKRAHPPSFLTDLNNPHNLTCWQSDSYVQYPHNVTLTLSLGKKFEVTYVSLQFCSPRPESMAIYKSMDYGKTWVPFQFYSSQCRKMYGKPSRAAVTKQNEQEALCTDWLTDVWPLSGGLIAFSTLDGRPTAHDFDNSPVLQDWVTATDIKVTFSRLHTFGDENEDDSELARDSYFYAVSDLQVGGRCKCNGHASRCVRDRDDNLVCDCKHNTAGPECDRCKPFHYDRPWQRATAREANECVACNCNLHARRCRFNMELYKLSGRKSGGVCLNCRHNTAGRHCHYCKEGFYRDLSKPISHRKACKECDCHPVGAAGQTCNQTTGQCPCKDGVTGITCNRCAKGYQQSRSPIAPCIKIPAAPPPTAASSTEEPADCDSYCRASKGKLKINMKKYCKKDYAVQIHILKAERNADWWKFTVNIISVYKQGSNRLRRGDQTLWVHAKDIACKCPKVKPMKKYLLLGSTEDSPDQSGIIADKSSLVIQWRDTWARRLRKFQQREKKGKCRKA